The following DNA comes from Deinococcus cellulosilyticus NBRC 106333 = KACC 11606.
TCAAGCAGTTGCTGCAGCGAGGCATCTTTCAGCAAAAAACCTCTGGCCCCGAGTTTCACCGCTTCAAGCACCACCTCGTCGTCATCAAAAGTGGTGAGGATCAGCACAGCAGGAGGAGAGGGCCAGGACTGCAGGTGCCGCAGCACCTCCACCCCATTCATGCGAGGCATCCTCACATCCAGCAGCACCACCTGAACCGGATGGTCTTTCAGCTTTTGCAACCCTTCTTCCCCATCTTGCGCCTCAAACACCACCTCAATGTCTCCTGCAATTTCCAGCAGGGCACGGATGCCCTGCCGCACCAGCAGTTGATCGTCCATCAGGGCCACCTGAATCATGCGTTTCCTCCCAGGGGCAAGGTCAGAAAGATGCGGGTGCCCTGCCCTGGAGCACCGTGCACTTCAAGATGGCCCGCAACCTCTGCCAGACGCTCACGCATGCCCCTCAGGCCATTGCCCTCCTTCTGCCCCTCCTGGAGGCCCAGACCATCATCGGTTGCCGTCAACTGCACCGCCTCTGCGTCGCGGACGACCTGGATGTGCAGGTGCTCGGCTTCGGCATGGCGCATCGCATTGGTGATGATCTCCTGCACACAGCGCACCAGAATCTGTGCCCTGAGCGGATCAGAAAGCAGCAGGTTCTGCGGGACATCCAGATGGATCTGTGGACCCGGCACATTTTGAATCAGGGTGTGCAGGGCCTCTGTGACATTGAGGGTGGCCTCACCCCGCAGGGCCGTGACGGTTTCCCGCACCCCGGACAGCAGCAGTTTTGCCAGCACCTGGCTTTTCTGCAGGTACTCCAGCCGTCTGGGTTCGCTGTGCACCGCCACTTCCAGATTCAGGCTGAGGGCGGTCAGGTGGTGCCCGGCCACATCATGCAGCTCACGGGCAATGCTCAGGCGCTCCGAAAGGCGGCTGGAATCCAGCAGCAGGCCCTGGGTGGCCCGCACCTCTGCATAGGCCTGTTCCAGCACCTGACGTGACCTGCGCTCACTGGCCGCCAGATGGCTGCTGAACAGCACATACAGCTGAAAACCAATGTAGGCCGCCACCAGCGGTGCAACCCCAAGCCAGCCGTGTCTCAGGCCATGCACGAAGGCCACCGCTGCGGTCTGCCCCAGCATCCACAGCACAGCACCCCGAATGCGGATTCTGGGGGCTGCCTCTCCAGACTGCAGGGTGGGCAGCAGTTTCTGCACCTCCCTCAGAGAGAAGGTCGGAAGAAGCTGCATGGCCACCAGCACCAGAAAAAAAGCAGAAAAACCATAAAGACCATCCCACACATTGATGACCCCTGAGATGCTCTGCACCCACAGCAGGGTGACACTGCGCGCAGGGTCCGGCTGCGGTTTCAGCTGTTCTCTGGTGCTGCTCCAGAAAGCCAGCGCAAACACCAGCGAACTGGCCCCCCAGATCACAAATCCCAGTGGAGAAACGGTGTGCCGGACCAGGGCATTGAACACCACAGGCACACCCATCACCGCCCAGGTGCACAGGGCAGCAATCCGCATCATGTGCAGGTGGTGGGGACTGAGCATGCCTTTCAGTGTAGCAACAGCCCTGCAAATGCACCCCTGCCAGAAGTCACCCCTGCCTGCCCTGTCTTGATGCACAGGCACCAGAAGCACCGGGATGCCACACTGAAACCAGACAGGGCACAGAGCCCACAAGGAGGAAGTGTATGGAGCACCCCACATTAAGACAGGACACTGGCGCATGGATTCTGCAGGTCTGGCTCTCTTTTCTGATTTCCATCGGACTCACGCTGGTGGGCATCGTTCAACTGGATGCTGACCTGTGGAGCAAGGGGTACATGTTCATGGGGCTCTTCTTCACGGTGGGTTCGAGTTTCACCCTGGCGAAAACCATCCGGGACCAGCAGGAAATTCAGCGCATGGTGAACCGCTTCACGGACGCCAAGACCGAAAAGATCATTGCCGAATATGAAATGAAGCGCCCCTGACCTTCTGGAACAGAACCCTCAGCGGTACGTTTCAACCTTCAGGGCGTGCTGCACAGGTTCTGGAAGCTTCTTCCACCATTTGCGGTCAATGGAGTCCAGCTTCTGGTGGTACTCCAGGGCCAGCATCACATAAGACCTTTCCTGCAGGAGTTTTTGCAGAGAGGTCTCCCCTTTGGATTGGATGAATTCCAGCAGCACATCGCTGAGCTGTTTCTGCACCTGCTGGAAAGCCAGATGGGCCGCCACCTTCATGCCGTCTTCGGTCAGAAAGGGGAACTTGCTCACTTCGAATTGCAGGTCCGGGTTGGCCTGCAACTTCTTGGCCACCGCCTGAACCTGGGTGCTGAGGGTCAGGTCCCGGCAGGGCAGGCACAAATCCTCCCGATCGGTGAGGGTCTTGCAGGCCGGGCAGGGCTTGAAGCCTTTCTGGTGACGCAGGCGTTTGGATTGCAGCACGGCCTCTGCGGCCTTTCTGGCGGTGTCCCTGAAGTGCTCGGGGACCCCTTCGAGCATGTGTTCGACGGTCTCAAGATCACGTGCGGTCAGTTTGGGTGGAGGGGTGGGCCTGGGCTGGTCCACCGGAGTGTGCACGGTGCCCACCACGAATTTGATGTCCTGCACCTTGCCCTCCCCGAGCACCTCTGAAAGTTTGCTGACAAAACGGGTGCGCTGCAAAGACAGGTGATGGGCCACCACCGAATCCTGCACCTCGACAATCAGAACCCTGTCCTGCACGGCACGGGCACGGGTCATCTTGCTGAGTTGCGGCCCGACCACCTGCGGCCAGACGGCGACGGCACGGGCACGTTCCACCCCACCCTGAATGCCCTGTCTGCGCATCATGCGGAAGAGCAGGTCATTGAACTCTTTCAAGGCGTCCTCCCTGCATGCGGTAGTGGTGTTCTGCGTGGGGCAAGGGTTCTGTGCCCGTGATCAATGCCTGCGGACTGCGGCGCGCCAGCTCGATCAGGGCAGTGCGGCGTTCGGGGTCCAGCTCGGCACTGAAATCATCGATCAGCAGGATGGGGTTTTCCTGGTAGCGTTCAAACAGCAGTTCGTATTCCGCATACCTGAGGGCCAGTGCGATGGTTCTGGCCTCTCCTCTGCTGGCAAAATCCGATGCAGGCTGACCCCTCAGGGTCAGCACCAGATCATCCCTGTGAGGCCCAATCACGGTGCTCTGGCGTGCGAATTCCTCCGAGCGTTTCAGCAGAAAATCCCTGGCGTACCCCTCAATGGAGGTGGTTTCCTGCAAAGTGACACCCAGTTCGCCCCGACCACCAATGCGGGTGTGGGCTTCACTGGCGTACTTCTGGATTTTCTGAATGGCCCTCTGACGCAAATCCATGACCAGCGTCCCGAGTTCTGCGAGTTTGGCATCAAACACTTCAAGCGCCCACTGCTCATCGTTCTTGAGGGCAGCATTGCGCTGGGCGAGGTTTTTCTGGTAGAGGTCCAGGGCCTGGGCATAGCGGGCACTGATCTTGGAGAGCAGGTCGTCCAGAAACTTGCGGCGCACACTCGGGCTTCCGAACACAATGTCGCTGTCTTCTGGGGCAATGAAAACGGCTCCGCCCCTCAGCAGTTCTGCACTCTTGACCCGCACTCCATCGAGTTTCATCAGGCGTTTGCCCCGACCAATCCCAACTTCGGCGATGCTCTGGCCCTCGTCGCGCTCCAGGGTGGCCCGCACGTAGGCTTCCGTCTCTTCAAAACGCACCAGTTGCTGCAGCCTTCCTGCATCCACCACCCCGGTCAGAACCAGATAAAGGGCTTCCAGGACATTGGTTTTTCCCTGCCCGTTGAGGCCGGAGATGGAGTGGATGCCCTGTTCAAATGCCATGTCCTGATCACAGAGATTGCGGTAGTTGAGGGTGGTGAGGAGGCGCAGAATCACGAGCATCATCCTACAACTTGTGCCCTTGTGACTCCATGAGGGGAGAAGGCCGAGGGCCGAGGGCCCAGGGCCGAGGGCAAAAAACAACCGCAAAGGTCAGAATTTCTCTGCAGGTCCCTCACACTCTGAGCCGTCCACCTGATCACAAAAGAACTCTTGTAGGGGCGAGGCGTGCCTCGCCCTGTTGACAGAACCCTTGATCCTCCAGAGCACCCTCTTGCCACGGCCACTACTTTGTGTCACTATGTAGCCATACAAAGTAGATGAAAGGAGGTTTATGGACGCCAACACTTTAAAAGGACATCTGGACCTGATCCTGCTGGCCACACTGGAAAAAGAACCCCTTTACGGCCTGCGCATCATTCAGGAAGTGCAGGTGCAGACCGAAGGGTATTTCACCTTCAAGGAAGGCACCCTCTATCCTGCCCTGCACCGCCTGGAAAAAGCAGGCTGGATTGACACCGAAACGCAACCCTCACCCATCGGCGGGCCACCCCGCAAGTATTACAAATTGACAGAATCAGGCCTGAAAGCCCTGCAGGACAAACGCCAGGAATGGCAGAGCTTCCAGCAGGCCATGCGCGCCTTCGGAGGGAACAGACATGCAAAAACGCATTGAACAGTATCTGAATCGGGCCACACGCGGACTGTGGGGCAGGAAAAGGCAGCAGGTCAAACAGGAACTGTACTCCCACATTTATGAAAAGATGCACTTCCAGATGTCCTTTGGCAAATCCGAAGAAGAAGCCCTGGAAAGCACTTTACAGGCGATGGGCAAACCCAGAGAAGTGAATGCGGGACTCTTCAAACTCCATGCCCTGCCCGCCCTGGGCAAGATGGTTCTGATCACAGGCATGCTCAGTGCTGCCGTGATCAGTCAGGCGCAACATCAGCCCAGTGTCCATGTCTACACCCAGCAAGTCCAGGTGGAAAATCCATTTGATGCCCGCAACACCCAGACCTTCCCAATCCATTACCTGTCTGCTGGGGAACTGGCTCAGGCTTTGCAAGAACAGCAGGTGCCCTTCTCCCTGCAGAACCGGCAGGAAGGAAATCAGCCTGCTGCTGTGCTGACCATTGGAGACCAGACCACCGTCCTTCCTTATCAGGACCAGCATGACCGTGAAGGGCTGATCAAACCCCAGGGCCAGGACCACTTGATCTCCATTGATCTGCTCCTGATCAGCCTGCTGGAGAATGACAGCAGCAGGTTGCATGGCCTGGTCAATCCACGCATTGACATCGGAGGGGCCAGTTTCACCCTGGGCACCAAGGAGCACAGTTTCAGTGCAGATACCGCTTACATCAGCCTGCTCAACAACTACATGCAAAAGCACCACCATCTGGGCATTGCCATTCCAGCAGACGACCCGATGGCCCCCAGGAGCAAATCCTTCACCCTCAGGGTCCCTGAGGCAAAAGATGGTGAAGTGTACGCGTTGATTCAGGCAGACCGCATGTATTACGAACAATGCAACTGCATCACAGAAACAGGCAATGACCTGAAAATGGCAAC
Coding sequences within:
- the recF gene encoding DNA replication/repair protein RecF (All proteins in this family for which functions are known are DNA-binding proteins that assist the filamentation of RecA onto DNA for the initiation of recombination or recombinational repair.) — protein: MLVILRLLTTLNYRNLCDQDMAFEQGIHSISGLNGQGKTNVLEALYLVLTGVVDAGRLQQLVRFEETEAYVRATLERDEGQSIAEVGIGRGKRLMKLDGVRVKSAELLRGGAVFIAPEDSDIVFGSPSVRRKFLDDLLSKISARYAQALDLYQKNLAQRNAALKNDEQWALEVFDAKLAELGTLVMDLRQRAIQKIQKYASEAHTRIGGRGELGVTLQETTSIEGYARDFLLKRSEEFARQSTVIGPHRDDLVLTLRGQPASDFASRGEARTIALALRYAEYELLFERYQENPILLIDDFSAELDPERRTALIELARRSPQALITGTEPLPHAEHHYRMQGGRLERVQ
- a CDS encoding permease prefix domain 1-containing protein — encoded protein: MQKRIEQYLNRATRGLWGRKRQQVKQELYSHIYEKMHFQMSFGKSEEEALESTLQAMGKPREVNAGLFKLHALPALGKMVLITGMLSAAVISQAQHQPSVHVYTQQVQVENPFDARNTQTFPIHYLSAGELAQALQEQQVPFSLQNRQEGNQPAAVLTIGDQTTVLPYQDQHDREGLIKPQGQDHLISIDLLLISLLENDSSRLHGLVNPRIDIGGASFTLGTKEHSFSADTAYISLLNNYMQKHHHLGIAIPADDPMAPRSKSFTLRVPEAKDGEVYALIQADRMYYEQCNCITETGNDLKMATAALAEARDGKITLLSKYPDLKFSALDRLNEGDVLIKLSGEFRTAPFMVVQVNPEDIQP
- a CDS encoding YiaA/YiaB family inner membrane protein, producing the protein MEHPTLRQDTGAWILQVWLSFLISIGLTLVGIVQLDADLWSKGYMFMGLFFTVGSSFTLAKTIRDQQEIQRMVNRFTDAKTEKIIAEYEMKRP
- a CDS encoding PadR family transcriptional regulator; this translates as MDANTLKGHLDLILLATLEKEPLYGLRIIQEVQVQTEGYFTFKEGTLYPALHRLEKAGWIDTETQPSPIGGPPRKYYKLTESGLKALQDKRQEWQSFQQAMRAFGGNRHAKTH
- a CDS encoding response regulator, translated to MIQVALMDDQLLVRQGIRALLEIAGDIEVVFEAQDGEEGLQKLKDHPVQVVLLDVRMPRMNGVEVLRHLQSWPSPPAVLILTTFDDDEVVLEAVKLGARGFLLKDASLQQLLDAVRTVASGSQYVQPAVTDRILQALRNQGKGAEPERYGVEPLTERELEVLRLMAGGYSNKEIAGAKNLSEGTVKNHVSSILSKLGTRDRTRAVLKAIEHKLI
- a CDS encoding sensor histidine kinase; this translates as MLSPHHLHMMRIAALCTWAVMGVPVVFNALVRHTVSPLGFVIWGASSLVFALAFWSSTREQLKPQPDPARSVTLLWVQSISGVINVWDGLYGFSAFFLVLVAMQLLPTFSLREVQKLLPTLQSGEAAPRIRIRGAVLWMLGQTAAVAFVHGLRHGWLGVAPLVAAYIGFQLYVLFSSHLAASERRSRQVLEQAYAEVRATQGLLLDSSRLSERLSIARELHDVAGHHLTALSLNLEVAVHSEPRRLEYLQKSQVLAKLLLSGVRETVTALRGEATLNVTEALHTLIQNVPGPQIHLDVPQNLLLSDPLRAQILVRCVQEIITNAMRHAEAEHLHIQVVRDAEAVQLTATDDGLGLQEGQKEGNGLRGMRERLAEVAGHLEVHGAPGQGTRIFLTLPLGGNA
- a CDS encoding DUF721 domain-containing protein, with product MKEFNDLLFRMMRRQGIQGGVERARAVAVWPQVVGPQLSKMTRARAVQDRVLIVEVQDSVVAHHLSLQRTRFVSKLSEVLGEGKVQDIKFVVGTVHTPVDQPRPTPPPKLTARDLETVEHMLEGVPEHFRDTARKAAEAVLQSKRLRHQKGFKPCPACKTLTDREDLCLPCRDLTLSTQVQAVAKKLQANPDLQFEVSKFPFLTEDGMKVAAHLAFQQVQKQLSDVLLEFIQSKGETSLQKLLQERSYVMLALEYHQKLDSIDRKWWKKLPEPVQHALKVETYR